From the genome of Geobacter sp. SVR, one region includes:
- the dapA gene encoding 4-hydroxy-tetrahydrodipicolinate synthase, translating into MFKGSIVAIVTPFANGGVDEEKLRQLVEFQIENGTDAIVPCGTTGESSTLDYEEHDRVIEIVIQQVNKRVPVIAGTGSNSTREAIEITRHAKELGADGCLLVTPYYNKPTQEGLYRHYKAVADAVAIPQILYNVPGRTGVNMLPETVARLAEHANIVAIKEATGSLQQASEILAMAGDKIDVLSGDDFITFPMMACGAKGVISVLANIMPKTVGDLTDAFFAGDMEKARELHLQTLKIGNAMFIESNPIPVKTALGLMGKCSDELRLPLCPMGEANKAKLISIMKEYKLI; encoded by the coding sequence ATGTTCAAGGGAAGCATTGTCGCCATCGTGACGCCGTTCGCAAACGGGGGGGTGGACGAGGAGAAGCTGCGCCAGCTGGTCGAATTCCAGATCGAGAACGGCACCGATGCGATCGTCCCCTGCGGCACCACCGGCGAGTCCTCCACCCTAGATTACGAAGAGCACGATCGGGTGATCGAGATCGTGATCCAGCAGGTCAACAAGCGCGTGCCGGTCATTGCCGGTACCGGCTCCAATTCCACCCGCGAGGCGATCGAGATCACCCGGCACGCCAAGGAGTTGGGCGCGGACGGTTGTCTGCTGGTGACCCCCTATTACAACAAGCCCACCCAGGAGGGGCTTTATCGCCATTACAAGGCGGTGGCCGATGCGGTGGCCATCCCGCAGATCCTGTACAACGTTCCCGGCCGCACCGGCGTCAACATGCTGCCTGAAACGGTGGCCCGTCTGGCAGAGCATGCCAACATCGTCGCCATCAAGGAGGCCACCGGCTCGCTGCAGCAGGCTTCCGAGATCCTGGCCATGGCCGGCGACAAGATCGACGTGCTTTCCGGCGACGACTTCATTACCTTCCCCATGATGGCCTGCGGCGCCAAGGGGGTCATCTCGGTGCTGGCCAACATCATGCCCAAAACCGTGGGTGACCTGACCGACGCCTTCTTTGCCGGAGACATGGAAAAGGCCCGCGAACTGCACCTGCAGACCCTCAAGATCGGCAACGCCATGTTCATCGAGTCCAACCCGATCCCGGTCAAGACCGCCCTGGGGCTGATGGGCAAGTGCTCTGACGAGCTGCGCCTGCCGCTGTGTCCAATGGGCGAAGCCAACAAGGCCAAGCTCATTTCAATCATGAAAGAGTACAAGCTGATCTAA